The window GGATATCGTCATGCACGGGTCGGATGGTGCCCTCCGGGAAGAGGTCAGCCTGGTTCCCCAGGGGGACCCACTGCATGTGCCTGGTGTACACTGGAGGAAGAAGCACATCAGAAGACCTTGGTCTCTAATAAGTACTAACAGTGCCCAACGGGTGGGCCCTCTTTCTCACCCTACCGATGCTCACCTTTGTGGTTCACATAGAGTTCATTGGGGTCAGAGGAATCTTTAGCAGCATGGGGGTTCCGAGTGCACCTGACCTGCAGCCGAAACTGCAGAGTATCTATTTCTGTACCTTCTTCATCTCCTGCACAAAGAGAGGAGGTGGCAGCTGTAAAAGGCCTAATGCACATTTGAGTGCCAGGCACCATACTGAGTGCATtacatttctcatttaatcctcttacCAAATTCAGTAAGTCAAGGGCAAGTATTCTCACGAATAAGAACACTGATGTAGCAAAAGactagtaacttgcccaaggtcatgcagtATAGTCAATCCAGGATTTGAACACAAGCATTCAGAATCCAGAATCCACTCTGCAGAAGGGAGCTGTTCCCCTTCTCTCAAAATTTCATCTTCTCAAACCCTCACCTTGGTTCCGGTACTCAAAAAGACGGGGATCAGCATGAATGGGGATGAGCCCCAAGCGATGAGCAAGGATCTCATCCTGGACAATGGATGTGTTGTTGTACACCAGGACCTTTTCCACAGCCATGGTTGGCACCTGCCCAACAAAACAATCACTCATCTGCTCCTGCCTGCTGACATAGTTAAGGACAGACCTCTTCCTAGGGGAGTGGTTGATGAAAAGTTTATGAATTAGTGGGAGAAATGCTCAACAcaatttcaggaaaaataaaccTCGACACAATTTTACAAGTGAGGTAATGGCAAGGTTTCCCGACACAACTCGACCCCACCACCACGCCCACCAATACCTCAGCTAATAGAATACGTCGAAAAGCATTGGCAATGGCTGCATCAATTCCCACCATGTCAAACTCCAAGGTGTTTTCATCCAGGTGGACCACATCCACGCGGAAATTCTACAAAGACAAGAAAAACACTAATTGAAGCTTATATAGTCGATACCTCCCCCACGATATCCCCCTTATAGAATTAACATTCTCTCTCATCCCAGATGTCCCTCATTAGATGTTCCTTTCTCCCCCAATCCTttattagtttcttttatttttctgcaatttttttctttatttggtcaaattaaatttcttaatagTCAGTACttttatttgcatattatttttctcaaatttattagggtgatgttggttaataagattatataggtttcaaaaaaaaagattacataggtttcaagtgtacatttctattaCATATGACCTGCATACTGCATTgggtgcccaccacccaaagtcaaataccTTCTATCACCTATATTTAGCCCCTTTTACCATCTCCcagcctgccctccccaccctAGGTAACCACCACAGtgctgtgtctatgagtttttgttttgtttttccacttgttgctttcagttttatatcccatatgaGTAAAAGCATatggtttttaactttttatgattAATTTAACTTAgcatattctcaaggtccatccatgtttttgcaaatggtAGTATTTTATCTTTCCTTATGATTGACCAGCACTCCACTGTGTAtacatatcacatcttctttatccagttatctatcgAAGGGGACTTCGGTTGTTTCCACATCTCTCTGTATTATGGCTTAGCGCTAGGCCATCCAGAAGAGACCATTCTACTAGATAATGTGCCTCTACACTGCTTAGTCCAGTTGGCACACTCCATCCTTATTAGACTTTTCTGTTGTATTTGCCATTCTTGATAGGATCCCTCCTTTTTCAAATTCTAGTGCCTTGATTTCTAAGCCACcaatcttttaattttcttccttctctgaggAATCCTTCTAAATTCACTATCTTCCATCTACACCATAAACATTATTTCCCAAATTTTCCCTCCAGAGACCTCAACCACATTCATGGTTTTGGCATCTTTCTGTACTGACAACTCCCAAGATTATCTCTCACTGCTGATCTCAGTTCAAATACATATTCTACTAGTTTGATAGACTTCTTCACCTGCAGGAAACTGAACGCATCACCTTTCCCCAAACCCCATTTCTCATCAGTAAATGATGCCGCCATGCATCAGAGAAGTTCCCCAAGTTAGGTCATTTTACACTCCCCCCTTAACAACCCATAACAAAGCTATCACCCAACTTACCTTCTATCTCCCCTTTGCTCTAACACCTCAGTGCTTAAGAGACACTTCAATCTTGCCTACCATTCATGCCCACCCACTCTATAGTCTAACAATAACGAACTGCTTGGACATTCCCACTGCACAGCTTCGGCTCATCCTTCTAGGCTCAGTTCAGATGTCATCTCCCTCAGGAAGTCTTCCATACATCTGCCCTCCCTCCCATTCTAGATTAAGTAAATACCTCCGCGGGATGGGATACCTCCCACCCCACTGCATTCCCCGTCGTCCTTACTACAATCAACCACCTTTACCACATTATATTGGAATCGTTTGTTTAGGTGCACTCTTCAACAAGACTGGACATCTTGTTCGCAGAACAGGTGGAAACCGTGTGTACACAGAGCGCCTAGCAcaaggctcaataaatgttttatgcATGGAGCGAACCCTAAAGGACAGCTTTTGAGGCACAGGATGCTCAAATCAGATGGTCCGATCGTCCATACCTTCTCTGGACATCTCCAGTTCTACTCACCCTCTCGAAGTGATCCTGGTCCCAGGCATCATCATAGCCCGAATAGTTACCAGGAAAATCAGTGGTATGAACCTAAAGCAGAGTCGAGTCTGTCAGCGAAGGAACAGCGAGGCTAAGCCCGTCCCCACTCCAAACACAACTCATCCCTGTTCCTCTCCCATTTCTCCTTCCGACCACAAAGCTTACATTGCGAACCCCGAACTCCCCTAGAACCACGCGGCTCCGCATTTCTTTCACCGCCTGGGCCGCCGCCATCTTCCACGCTCCACGTGACTAAGGTAGCAACGAGCGCGTGCGTTCTAGTCGCCCTCCTCCGTCTCCATGGCAACGCATTAGCTCTTTGTAGGTTAAATATCGCGAGATTCTGTCTACGTCCACGTCCCCAGGGTCCGGAAGTCCGTTTTAGCCAAACATCCGGTTTCCCTTTTTGCGTTGCGGCTgatcccatctgtctgtctgtccctggacCTCTCCTTCTTGCAGCTCCACgtctctcccactcctcccccgTGCGAGGTGTTTCGCGGGCTTCAGCGACGGGAGCCCTCAAGGGACATGGCAACTACGGCGGCGCCGGCCGGTGGCTCCCGAAACGGGGCTGGCCCGGAATGGGGAGGGTTCGAAGAAAACATCCAGGTAATGGCCTGAGGGCTCCGGCTGCCAGCAGCCCCAGGGCCTGGAAGTCTGCTCCTGTTGCAGCACCTTTCCTGTCCTTTCGGCCTTCGTACCCACCAAAGTCAGTGGGAACAGTGCCGACCTGAAAGGGCTGGACTTGGACTCCAGCCACAGGGCCTCAGGTCTCTGGGCCCACCCGCTCATTCTTTTGGGACAAGTTAGGAGGGCGGTCGGAGTCAGGCATGGCGGGGACCTGTGGGAGTGTTGCGCTAGCTAAAACCATACTTTGTGCACAGCCTTGTTTGGGGGTtggtaaaaacaaagaaagtgggCATTTTGGGGGCTTTGATAGGGAAGATAGAGGGACATGTGTGGAAGGCAAGGAATAGGTTTCCTGGGCTAGAAAAGAGACAAACTACCAGGGTTCTGAAAGCGAATGAGGGCAAGACAGTGGTGTGATTTAATGGTGATTCCTAGCTGTGTCCTCAGCAGTGGAAGAACAAAGCCGCAGCCCTGGCATGGACAGAGAAGGACTTAATGAACGCAGCAGAAAGGTCCTGCACACTAGGAGCTTATTGTCTCCACAGGGTGGGGGCTCGGCTGTGATTGACATGGAGAACATGGACGATACTTCAGGTTCCAGCTTCGAGGATATGGGTGAGCTGCATCAGCGCCTGCGTGAGGAAGAAGTAGATGCTGATGCAGCCGCTGCTGAAGAAGAGGATGGGGAATTCCTGGGCATGAAGGGCTTTAAGGGACAGCTGAGCCGGCAGGTGGCTGACCAGGTAAGCAAGACTAGACCCTGGCAGGTGGAAAGTATACCTAGACGGTCCCAGGTTCTGGAGTTGATGTTGGTGAAGGTCACTCCTGGTTGTCCAGTTAGAACCATGTAGAAATTCAACAGAAAATAAGCAATAGGGCTTAGAGTCAACAGTCTCACAATACTCACCCACCCCATCCTTGTCTTCCTTACTTCAGATGTGGCAGGCAGGGAAGAGACAAGCCTCTAAGGCTTTCAGCTTGTATGCCAACATTGACATCCTGAGACCCTACTTTGACGTGGAGCCCGCCCAGGTGCGAAGCAGGTGAGGATCCTTCTGACAGAAGCTGCCCTCCTTATACCTAGTCCTTCATCCAAACTACAGCCAGAGCCCAAATCCTTAGACTCCCCTTTTCTTGACACCACAAGCTCTCACCTTTCTCTTTGTACTTCAGCCACACCATTCCTCTTACCTGTCCCGGAACAGGACATGGTGATAACACATTGCCTTCCTCTTTTCCATCTAGTAAACTACTCATCTTCCCTCAAATCCTTGCTCAACTGCCGCTTCTTTTGTTCCTCATtcctcagtccctcccccagtttGTTCTTCCCTGGTATGCCTGTAGAGCTAGCTCTGTGCTTTCCTCTGACAGGTAACACTTCAGCAGTGCTGTGCTTTCTTATTCCTGGGTCTGTCTCCCCAGAGACCTCCTCAAGAGCAGGCTCTGTTTTGGTTATCTTTGTATTCCCAGCACCAGGACAGTCTCTGAACCAGAATGTTGTACATAGTGTTGAATGACTTTTCAAGAACTGGAATTCATCTTGGTTTGGTTCTTTGTTCACCCTTTAATTTAACCAGTGCTTACCGAATACCCAGTACACTCAGCAGGTACTTATTAAGCTTTTGTTCTGCACCAGGTATTCTACTAGTCGTGTCTGAGTTAGCGGTGGAAGACAGATGGGAGCCCTGCCCTCGAGTGCAGTTATAGTACAGCACTCATTTGCTGTGAAGGGACACAGGAGGACACTTGACCCAGACTAGTCTGGAGAGTGGGGCTGGGTGGGTTTCCCAGAGCGAGTAAAATCTAGCCAAGTTCCAAGGTATTATTAGGAGCTAGCCACGTAAGAAGAGAACGGGGACTTgtacttttcttccttctgcctggaatttTCTTACCACTTAAACTGTATTTCAAGAATATGCTCAGTGGTGCAGGAAGACTGATAAGCAggaagagaggcaggaggcaCACGGGTTCCCTCAAGTTCCACCTGTCATTCAAACCCCTTCCCCGGGCTTCATC is drawn from Saccopteryx leptura isolate mSacLep1 chromosome 1, mSacLep1_pri_phased_curated, whole genome shotgun sequence and contains these coding sequences:
- the POLR1C gene encoding DNA-directed RNA polymerases I and III subunit RPAC1: MAAAQAVKEMRSRVVLGEFGVRNVHTTDFPGNYSGYDDAWDQDHFERNFRVDVVHLDENTLEFDMVGIDAAIANAFRRILLAEVPTMAVEKVLVYNNTSIVQDEILAHRLGLIPIHADPRLFEYRNQGDEEGTEIDTLQFRLQVRCTRNPHAAKDSSDPNELYVNHKVYTRHMQWVPLGNQADLFPEGTIRPVHDDILIAQLRPGQEIDLLMHCVKGIGKDHAKFSPVATASYRLLPDITLLEPVEGPAAEELSRCFSPGVIEVHEVQGKKVARVANPRLDTFSREVFRHEKLKKVVRLARVRDHYIFSVESTGVLPPDVLVSEAIKVLMGKCRRFLDELDAIQMD